A genomic region of Cannabis sativa cultivar Pink pepper isolate KNU-18-1 chromosome 1, ASM2916894v1, whole genome shotgun sequence contains the following coding sequences:
- the LOC115704040 gene encoding uncharacterized protein LOC115704040 isoform X1 produces the protein MAECENGNLHDILRELPSQAVKELLSIGVCSQCILRLFGIREDLYDCNSLSSSVFSSVFGNLSGSEEHVQSGVEENENSNSSLISKGPKINQLLCSLCLGILQFTYRDGNEFVVRKDSAYEFVGSIAELVKQDYRQTDGFSLEVSVPPVIQENDRCIWLYIKEKYGSESWFQRKSLSDCISVKDALKASIMKPLEKLLDCKSNMSTLRIRMTYTQLKASTAILDFVEKSQVDCKRRKTVVSTHDGLETVDNGVKGSDSSNVASEIAILETSQDSRISKHVNIFLEKFSNQVSEPCQFVLHCNRIPIYVGGRYLKYSRNVSQTRWIIDDERMGDASVEELIGSKILPVCRGDNYKFHAAGREDIDVRMLGSGRPFLIEIQNARHVPSVEDVKSIEKLINHSDSKLVGVKNLKTVDSQVWTLMREGESEKQKQYVALVWISRPLKDEDFESVCSFKELKVMQKTPIRVLHRRSPLEREKIIHWMKMEKVVGSSQYFLLHLCTQAGTYIKEFVHGDLGRTHPSIGSILGCRAEILQLDVTDVKMDCFLDEQC, from the exons ATGGCTGAATGCGAGAATGGCAATCTTCATGACATTTTGCGAGAGCTTCCTTCCCAAGCTGTAAAGGAGTTGTTGTCCATTGGG GTATGCAGCCAATGCATTTTGAGGTTATTTGGAATTAGAGAGGATCTGTATGACTGTAATTCGTTGTCATCTTCGGTTTTCAGTTCAGTTTTTGGAAATCTATCAGGTTCTGAGGAACATGTTCAATCTGGTGTTGAAGAAAATGAAAACTCCAACAGTTCTCTTATATCCAAGGGACCTAAAATCAATCAGTTGCTTTGTAGTCTTTGTTTGGGCATCTTGCAGTTCACTTACCGCGATGGCAATGAGTTTGTAGTGAGAAAGGACAGTGCTTATGAATTTGTTGGCTCAATTGCAGAATTGGTAAAGCAAGATTATCGTCAAACTGATGGTTTTTCTCTTGAAGTGTCTGTTCCACCAGTTATCCAAGAAAATGATCGTTGTATATG GttatatattaaagaaaaatatggaTCTGAGTCATGGTTTCAAAGGAAATCACTTTCTGATTGCATTTCTGTGAAGGATGCTTTGAAGGCTTCCATAATGAAACCACTTGAAAAACTGCTT GATTGCAAATCCAATATGAGCACTCTCCGTATTCGtatgacatacacccaacttaAAGCATCAACAGCGATTTTGGATTTTGTTGAGAAAAGCCAGGTTGACTGCAAAAGAAGAAAGACAG TTGTAAGCACACATGATGGCTTGGAAACTGTTGATAATGGTGTTAAAGGTTCTGATTCTAGTAATGTTGCATCAGAAATAGCAATCCTGGAGACCTCTCAAGATAGTCGAATTTCTAAACACGTCAACATTTTTCTCGAAAAG TTTTCAAACCAGGTCAGTGAACCCTGCCAATTTGTGCTCCACTGCAACAGGATTCCTATATATGTTGGTGGAAGATACCTAAAg TACTCTAGAAATGTTAGTCAAACACGTTGGATCATTGATGATGAAAGAATGGGGGATGCTTCTGTTGAG GAATTAATTGGTAGCAAGATTCTTCCTGTGTGCCGAGGCGATAACTACAAGTTTCATGCTGCTGGCAGAGAGGATATTGAT GTTAGGATGCTTGGTTCAGGTCGGCCTTTCCTGATTGAGATTCAAAATGCACGCCATGTACCATCTGTAGAGGATGTAAAATCCATAGAAAAACTTATTAATCATTCTGATAGTAAATTG GTTGGGGTGAAAAATCTCAAAACAGTAGATAGTCAAGTTTGGACTCTGATGCGTGAGGGAGAGTCAGAGAAGCAG AAGCAATATGTTGCATTAGTGTGGATTTCTCGACCACTCAAGGATGAAGACTTTGAGTCTGTATGTTCATTTAAGGAGTTG AAGGTTATGCAAAAGACCCCAATCAGGGTACTTCATCGCCGAAGTCCACTGGAACGTGAAAAGATAATACATTG GATGAAAATGGAGAAGGTTGTTGGGAgttctcaatattttcttttgcATCTATGCACCCAG GCTGGCACATATATTAAGGAATTTGTACACGGGGATCTTGGGCGTACCCATCCCAG CATTGGATCAATTCTTGGTTGTCGGGCAGAGATATTACAACTTGATGTTACAGATGTGAAAATGGATTGCTTTCTTGATGAACAATGTTAA
- the LOC115704162 gene encoding protein FAR-RED IMPAIRED RESPONSE 1-like, whose product MSHVALQSGGYERMSCQLRDVYNRVAGAKREEKIETDSEGALGFLDCLVERDPNFFVVYQVDKENRLANLFWADGNSRVDYVAFGDVLGFDTTYMTNEYNKPLTVSHWHKKPNVVVTDQDVAMMEHMPDVTHRLCAWHLNTNASKKVKDPIFLKRFKDLMYNYYEEEDFEARWNKNHTTLRIDQLRPKKKLEKNYCLREFVTTIDMTVSKLRHNETANDFKSRCTRPHPPNPTCLATYYNQCVEFYTKTMYHKVAQQLDLENNYFVISQEQEGEWQIYTIGKFQHPEVQYRVHYCEGQQALHCSCMLYEGQGYPCRHLWATMKRLNMRRIPNTLLMKRWSKSAKTNLHLNFNPPAQEQQHIYEMARFGSLSSLTYNFTFYAAKTEDSYTRAKEEIERLTLMFKEEFEMSSNPEGETPQLGRYRNNPNIIKDPEVVRTKGTGNPREGPNGEQIPRNSRHCRICRSSGHDYRRCTNRQQNTGSQGQQSAHNQPTTDSFNEHSNAYLSEPPSSTQESYYGHSYI is encoded by the exons GATAGAGACGGACTCGGAAGGAGCGTTGGGATTTCTTGATTGTCTCGTAGAGAGGGATCCAAATTTCTTCGTTGTATATCAGGTGGACAAGGAGAATCGATTGGCTAACTTATTTTGGGCAGATGGAAACTCACGTGTCGACTATGTGGCTTTTGGGGATGTACTAGGGTTTGATACCACCTACATGACAAATGAGTACAATAAGCCTCTCACTGTTTCTCATTGGC ATAAGAAGCCAAATGTTGTAGTTACTGACCAAGATGTGGCCATGATGGAACACATGCCTGATGTTACACACCGTCTATGTGCTTGGCATCTCAATACAAATGCTTCCAAAAAGGTTAAAGATCCGATCTTCTTGAAAAGATTTAAAGATCTAATGTACAACTACTACGAGGAGGAGGATTTTGAAGCAAGATG GAATAAGAACCACACAACGTTGCGAATCGATCAACTCCgccctaaaaaaaaattagaaaagaattaTTGCTTGCGTGAATTTGTAACAACCATAGATATGACAGTCTCAAAGCTCAGACACAACGAGACTGCAAATGACTTCAAAAGCAGATGCACTCGACCTCACCCACCTAATCCTACATGCTTGGCCACGTACTACAACCAATGTGTTGAATTCTACACAAAAACTATGTACCACAAGGTTGCTCAGCAGCTTGATTTAGAGAATAATTATTTTGTCATAAGTCAGGAGCAAGAAGGAGAGTGGCAGATATACACCATTGGAAAGTTTCAGCATCCGGAAGTCCAATACCGAGTTCATTACTGTGAAGGCCAACAAGCACTACACTGTAGCTGCATGTTATATGAAGGTCAGGGGTACCCTTGTAGACATTTATGGGCTACAATGAAAAGATTAAACATGAGAAGAATACCTAATACTCTTCTCATGAAGCGATGGAGCAAATCCGCGAAGACAAATCTCCACCTAAATTTCAACCCCCCGGCACAAGAACAACAGCACATTTATGAGATGGCTAGGTTTGGATCTCTCAGTTCACTAACTTATAACTTCACTTTCTATGCAGCAAAAACAGAGGATTCGTACACGCGTGCAAAGGAAGAGATTGAACGGCTAACTCTAATGTTTAAGGAAGAATTTGAGATGAGTTCCAATCCAGAAGGAGAGACGCCACAACTTGGAAGATATCGTAACAACCCCAACATTATTAAAGACCCCGAAGTTGTGAGAACAAAGGGTACGGGAAATCCAAGGGAAGGACCGAACGGGGAGCAGAtcccaagaaactcaagacattGTCGCATTTGTCGCTCATCAGGCCATGATTATCGACGGTGCACAAACCGTCAACAGAATACTGGATCTCAGGGGCAACAGTCTGCACACAATCAACCAACAACTGACTCATTCAATGAACACTCCAACGCGTATCTCTCGGAACCGCCTTCCTCCACACAAGAATCATACTATggtcattcatatatataa
- the LOC115704040 gene encoding uncharacterized protein LOC115704040 isoform X2, which yields MAECENGNLHDILRELPSQAVKELLSIGVCSQCILRLFGIREDLYDCNSLSSSVFSSVFGNLSGSEEHVQSGVEENENSNSSLISKGPKINQLLCSLCLGILQFTYRDGNEFVVRKDSAYEFVGSIAELVKQDYRQTDGFSLEVSVPPVIQENDRCIWLYIKEKYGSESWFQRKSLSDCISVKDALKASIMKPLEKLLDCKSNMSTLRIRMTYTQLKASTAILDFVEKSQVDCKRRKTVVSTHDGLETVDNGVKGSDSSNVASEIAILETSQDSRISKHVNIFLEKVSEPCQFVLHCNRIPIYVGGRYLKYSRNVSQTRWIIDDERMGDASVEELIGSKILPVCRGDNYKFHAAGREDIDVRMLGSGRPFLIEIQNARHVPSVEDVKSIEKLINHSDSKLVGVKNLKTVDSQVWTLMREGESEKQKQYVALVWISRPLKDEDFESVCSFKELKVMQKTPIRVLHRRSPLEREKIIHWMKMEKVVGSSQYFLLHLCTQAGTYIKEFVHGDLGRTHPSIGSILGCRAEILQLDVTDVKMDCFLDEQC from the exons ATGGCTGAATGCGAGAATGGCAATCTTCATGACATTTTGCGAGAGCTTCCTTCCCAAGCTGTAAAGGAGTTGTTGTCCATTGGG GTATGCAGCCAATGCATTTTGAGGTTATTTGGAATTAGAGAGGATCTGTATGACTGTAATTCGTTGTCATCTTCGGTTTTCAGTTCAGTTTTTGGAAATCTATCAGGTTCTGAGGAACATGTTCAATCTGGTGTTGAAGAAAATGAAAACTCCAACAGTTCTCTTATATCCAAGGGACCTAAAATCAATCAGTTGCTTTGTAGTCTTTGTTTGGGCATCTTGCAGTTCACTTACCGCGATGGCAATGAGTTTGTAGTGAGAAAGGACAGTGCTTATGAATTTGTTGGCTCAATTGCAGAATTGGTAAAGCAAGATTATCGTCAAACTGATGGTTTTTCTCTTGAAGTGTCTGTTCCACCAGTTATCCAAGAAAATGATCGTTGTATATG GttatatattaaagaaaaatatggaTCTGAGTCATGGTTTCAAAGGAAATCACTTTCTGATTGCATTTCTGTGAAGGATGCTTTGAAGGCTTCCATAATGAAACCACTTGAAAAACTGCTT GATTGCAAATCCAATATGAGCACTCTCCGTATTCGtatgacatacacccaacttaAAGCATCAACAGCGATTTTGGATTTTGTTGAGAAAAGCCAGGTTGACTGCAAAAGAAGAAAGACAG TTGTAAGCACACATGATGGCTTGGAAACTGTTGATAATGGTGTTAAAGGTTCTGATTCTAGTAATGTTGCATCAGAAATAGCAATCCTGGAGACCTCTCAAGATAGTCGAATTTCTAAACACGTCAACATTTTTCTCGAAAAG GTCAGTGAACCCTGCCAATTTGTGCTCCACTGCAACAGGATTCCTATATATGTTGGTGGAAGATACCTAAAg TACTCTAGAAATGTTAGTCAAACACGTTGGATCATTGATGATGAAAGAATGGGGGATGCTTCTGTTGAG GAATTAATTGGTAGCAAGATTCTTCCTGTGTGCCGAGGCGATAACTACAAGTTTCATGCTGCTGGCAGAGAGGATATTGAT GTTAGGATGCTTGGTTCAGGTCGGCCTTTCCTGATTGAGATTCAAAATGCACGCCATGTACCATCTGTAGAGGATGTAAAATCCATAGAAAAACTTATTAATCATTCTGATAGTAAATTG GTTGGGGTGAAAAATCTCAAAACAGTAGATAGTCAAGTTTGGACTCTGATGCGTGAGGGAGAGTCAGAGAAGCAG AAGCAATATGTTGCATTAGTGTGGATTTCTCGACCACTCAAGGATGAAGACTTTGAGTCTGTATGTTCATTTAAGGAGTTG AAGGTTATGCAAAAGACCCCAATCAGGGTACTTCATCGCCGAAGTCCACTGGAACGTGAAAAGATAATACATTG GATGAAAATGGAGAAGGTTGTTGGGAgttctcaatattttcttttgcATCTATGCACCCAG GCTGGCACATATATTAAGGAATTTGTACACGGGGATCTTGGGCGTACCCATCCCAG CATTGGATCAATTCTTGGTTGTCGGGCAGAGATATTACAACTTGATGTTACAGATGTGAAAATGGATTGCTTTCTTGATGAACAATGTTAA